The Leptospira andrefontaineae genome has a segment encoding these proteins:
- a CDS encoding ParA family protein yields MKPYKVVSYAIVNQKGGSTKSSNTAIFARSLAATGKRVLVVDCDPQGGISSVLGFPALQEGDFRKGLVEILFGSDPVVGENVHPTDRALYPGSIDLIPADYRLDQVFFTTSPFALSQALESFASENYDVVILDTPPTMQGITRSAIFFANSIIVPCEISTQALGPTRYTVNSVRENKKNPNIVFIGWKEPDGNGYQARLSREFLENFEDILLGDLPKNTTAISFASEPKKVTEALREGIIAKALNILEKAK; encoded by the coding sequence ATGAAACCGTACAAAGTGGTTTCATACGCAATTGTAAATCAAAAAGGGGGGTCCACTAAATCCTCAAATACTGCTATTTTCGCAAGAAGTCTTGCTGCTACTGGGAAGCGAGTATTAGTTGTGGATTGTGATCCTCAAGGAGGCATTTCCTCAGTTCTCGGATTTCCCGCACTTCAAGAGGGAGATTTTCGAAAAGGCTTAGTGGAAATCCTCTTCGGGTCGGACCCTGTCGTAGGCGAAAATGTTCATCCAACAGATCGTGCTTTATATCCAGGATCAATAGACTTGATTCCGGCTGATTATAGATTAGACCAGGTCTTCTTCACCACTTCACCCTTCGCCCTATCCCAAGCATTAGAATCGTTCGCAAGCGAAAACTATGATGTTGTGATTTTAGATACTCCACCAACTATGCAAGGAATAACTCGTTCAGCGATATTCTTTGCAAACTCAATTATTGTTCCATGTGAGATATCTACTCAAGCCTTAGGGCCAACGCGTTATACTGTAAATTCCGTTCGAGAAAATAAGAAAAATCCGAATATAGTATTCATTGGCTGGAAAGAACCAGACGGCAATGGATATCAGGCGAGATTATCAAGAGAATTTTTAGAAAATTTCGAAGATATTCTACTAGGCGATCTTCCAAAAAATACCACCGCAATTTCGTTTGCAAGCGAACCAAAGAAAGTAACCGAAGCGCTGCGAGAAGGCATCATAGCAAAAGCTTTAAATATTTTAGAAAAAGCAAAATGA
- a CDS encoding ParB N-terminal domain-containing protein — translation MKKIGSQPYSVSKITLSPELMEVQGDMPIQELDYENIRDSIKADGVKDPIRGYMGANRVFQVLSGANRLRACRELKISEIPIEEYEKGTWEENVKFAIMENLIRRHFTSDQKRVLAAKLLTLDPELSNRALAKLIGVNDKTVGNVRNNLELDSKIPKLKSRKGADGKTQSAKKSGAEIPHLKKSARAKQISDLKKEISSLKNDISKKQTLLNKKEKALEKLYESAIR, via the coding sequence ATGAAAAAAATCGGATCACAACCTTACTCTGTCTCTAAAATAACCCTCTCACCTGAATTGATGGAGGTTCAGGGCGACATGCCAATACAGGAATTGGACTACGAAAATATTCGCGACTCCATCAAAGCAGACGGTGTAAAAGATCCTATTCGCGGATACATGGGCGCAAACAGGGTTTTTCAAGTTCTCTCAGGGGCTAACCGACTTCGAGCCTGTCGGGAACTTAAAATATCAGAAATTCCTATCGAAGAGTATGAAAAAGGAACTTGGGAAGAAAACGTCAAATTTGCCATTATGGAAAATCTGATTCGACGGCATTTCACGTCAGATCAAAAGAGAGTACTTGCAGCTAAATTATTAACACTGGATCCGGAACTTTCAAACCGGGCATTAGCAAAATTAATAGGAGTCAATGACAAGACCGTCGGGAATGTTCGAAATAATCTTGAATTAGATTCGAAAATTCCGAAGTTGAAATCTAGGAAAGGAGCAGATGGTAAAACGCAATCTGCAAAAAAATCAGGTGCGGAAATTCCGCACCTAAAAAAATCTGCGCGTGCCAAACAAATCAGTGACCTCAAAAAAGAAATATCTTCATTAAAGAATGATATTTCAAAAAAACAAACTCTACTAAATAAAAAAGAAAAAGCGCTAGAAAAGCTTTATGAATCCGCAATTCGATAA